From Gemmatimonadaceae bacterium:
TAGATGCAAATCTCGCCGGCGATCGTGAGCGCCTTCTCCACGATCTCCTTCGGCGACAGCGTCGTCTCCCGGGCGAGAGCCCGCGCCGCGGCCTGCGCGTAGGCGCCGCCGCTGCCGATGGCCAGAATACCGTCGTCGGGTTCGATGAGCTCGCCGTTGCCGCTCAGCATGAAGCCGTGGCTCGCGTCGGCCACGATGAGCATGGCTTCGAGTCGACGGAGGACGCGGTCACTGCGCCACTCCTTGGCGAGCTCCACGGCGGCCTTGGGCAGATTGCCGGGATAGCGTTCGA
This genomic window contains:
- the hslV gene encoding ATP-dependent protease subunit HslV — its product is MPLPQVRATTILAVRRDGRVAIGGDGQVSVGDTVAKNTAVKVRTLKGGRVLAGFAGSVADALTLFEKFEEKLERYPGNLPKAAVELAKEWRSDRVLRRLEAMLIVADASHGFMLSGNGELIEPDDGILAIGSGGAYAQAAARALARETTLSPKEIVEKALTIAGEICIYTNTNITVLEA